The Kocuria sp. TGY1127_2 genome includes a window with the following:
- a CDS encoding dipeptide/oligopeptide/nickel ABC transporter permease/ATP-binding protein, protein MRFKLADRLSQPGIRFRRMPWGSKVATVFLILIALAAIFAPLIAPHDPLQTGAGVPQGPSWDHLFGTDRLNRDIFSRLLYGARSSLVIGLGSVALALILGGILGAIAATGRRWVNEGIMRIMDVIMAFPGIALAAVLLSTMGNSIPVIILSIAIIYTPQLARVVRANILTQWNEDYVRAERIIGAKRAFILAKHVLRNSAAPVLVFATVMVADAIIFEASLSFLGAGIQDPDPSWGNVISYGRNVVLAGAWWATTFAGITILLTVLALNVLSEGMTDAMANPRLRAQAASSEATSPRSETVQPRTEAIFAAESSRAVPTSNIQTVSPRGKSLLDEQLAALAAAESRRGDRLAPDPHAKPLLEVKDLSISFPDRYGDTKVVRDLSFSVAPGETMGLVGESGSGKSITSLAIMGLQATNAVVTGSILFGGKELVPSKPGQQALDRTFAGLRGEQIAMIYQDALSSLNPSMLIKDQMEQLTKRGGRMKPNELLRLVQLDPDRTLKSYPHELSGGQRQRVLIAMALSRSPKLVVADEPTTALDVTVQRQVVDLLLDLQKQLGFAMIFVSHDLALVGSLAHRVTVMYAGQVVETGSTTEVLSDPRHEYTQGLLGSVLSIESSAERLYQIPGTVPSPREFAPGDRFAPRSQRPDANPLAPLHMEQIGGSDHYWATNAPTNGSATVKIIQGADS, encoded by the coding sequence ATGAGATTCAAGCTCGCCGACCGACTCTCCCAGCCCGGGATTCGATTCCGCAGGATGCCATGGGGATCCAAGGTCGCCACAGTATTCCTGATCCTGATAGCGCTCGCCGCGATTTTCGCCCCACTCATCGCACCACACGACCCTTTGCAGACCGGAGCGGGAGTGCCTCAGGGCCCCAGTTGGGACCACCTGTTCGGCACGGACCGACTCAATCGGGATATCTTCTCGCGTCTGCTCTACGGTGCCCGCAGCTCACTCGTCATCGGATTGGGCTCGGTTGCCTTGGCTCTGATCCTTGGCGGGATCCTCGGGGCCATCGCCGCGACGGGACGTCGCTGGGTCAACGAGGGGATCATGCGAATCATGGACGTCATCATGGCGTTCCCCGGTATTGCGCTCGCCGCCGTTCTCCTGTCCACAATGGGCAATTCGATTCCCGTGATCATCCTGTCGATCGCGATCATCTATACACCTCAGCTGGCCAGGGTGGTACGCGCCAATATCCTGACCCAGTGGAATGAGGACTACGTCCGCGCGGAGCGCATCATCGGTGCGAAGCGCGCATTCATTCTGGCCAAGCACGTGCTTCGCAACAGCGCGGCTCCCGTTCTAGTCTTTGCGACGGTCATGGTCGCGGATGCCATCATCTTCGAGGCCTCGCTGTCATTCTTGGGAGCGGGCATCCAAGACCCGGACCCGAGCTGGGGAAATGTCATTTCCTACGGACGAAATGTGGTTCTTGCGGGTGCCTGGTGGGCCACTACCTTCGCTGGTATCACGATTTTGCTGACGGTCCTCGCCCTGAACGTTCTGTCCGAGGGAATGACCGATGCGATGGCCAATCCGCGATTGCGAGCCCAAGCGGCATCCTCGGAAGCGACCTCACCTCGCAGCGAAACCGTCCAACCCAGGACCGAAGCCATATTTGCGGCGGAGTCCTCACGGGCCGTCCCGACGTCGAACATTCAGACGGTCAGCCCCCGTGGCAAGTCTTTGCTGGACGAGCAGCTTGCGGCTCTGGCGGCGGCGGAATCACGGCGGGGCGATCGGTTGGCTCCCGATCCCCATGCGAAGCCGTTGTTGGAGGTCAAGGACCTCTCGATTTCCTTCCCTGACAGATACGGGGACACCAAGGTCGTTCGCGATCTCAGCTTCTCGGTCGCCCCGGGCGAAACCATGGGGTTGGTCGGAGAATCCGGGTCGGGTAAATCGATTACGTCTTTGGCCATCATGGGGCTTCAAGCGACCAACGCGGTCGTCACCGGATCGATCCTCTTCGGTGGGAAAGAGCTGGTACCTTCCAAACCGGGTCAGCAAGCCCTGGACCGCACCTTTGCCGGACTTCGTGGAGAACAGATCGCCATGATTTACCAGGACGCCTTATCCTCCCTGAACCCTTCGATGCTCATCAAGGATCAGATGGAACAACTGACCAAGCGCGGCGGGCGCATGAAGCCGAACGAGCTCTTGCGGCTCGTGCAGCTGGACCCGGATCGGACCCTCAAGAGCTATCCTCACGAGTTGTCCGGTGGACAGCGGCAGCGCGTGCTCATTGCGATGGCATTGTCCCGTTCACCCAAACTCGTCGTCGCGGACGAGCCGACGACGGCCCTTGACGTCACAGTGCAGCGCCAGGTGGTCGACTTGCTGCTCGACCTGCAGAAGCAGCTCGGCTTCGCGATGATTTTCGTCAGCCATGATCTCGCTCTGGTCGGGTCCTTGGCCCACCGGGTGACGGTCATGTACGCGGGACAGGTCGTCGAAACCGGCAGTACGACGGAGGTCCTGTCCGATCCCCGACACGAATACACACAGGGTCTGCTCGGCTCAGTTCTGTCCATCGAGTCGTCGGCCGAACGCCTTTACCAAATCCCGGGGACAGTTCCCAGCCCGCGTGAATTCGCACCCGGCGACCGATTCGCTCCCAGATCGCAAAGGCCCGACGCCAATCCGCTGGCGCCCCTGCATATGGAGCAGATCGGCGGATCGGACCATTATTGGGCGACCAACGCTCCGACGAAC